CACGCAATGCCGCGAAGAAGGCCGAGCGACCTGCTTCGTCACCGAGTGCGCGGCCGGCACGGGCGAGGTTGACCAGGTTGTCCGGGGTCAGGTGCAGCAAGCGGTGCAGCCGCGGGTTGCGGTACACCGACTGCATCCGCGGCCGCATCGCCCAGCCGAGCACCCGCGGCGCCACCGGCAGCGCCGCCGCGCGCAGCACCGGGTGCACCTCGCGTCCGAGCCCACCCGCGGACACCAGCACCAGCCGGCGCACCCGCTCGGGATGGTGGTAGGCGAAGTGCACCGCGATCGCCCCGCCCAGGGAATGCCCGCACAGCGTCGCACTCCGCAGCCCGAGCACCTCGAACAGCTCGTCCAGTTGCGCGGCGAAGTCGTCCAGCGTGTAGCCAGCGCGAGGCTTGTCCGATCGGCCGTGCCCGAGCAGGTCGATCGCGAGCACCCGCAACCCGTGCGCGGCGAGCGGGGCGACTGCCTTGTCCCAGGTATCGCTGTCGGACGCGAGGCCGTGCAGCAGCACGATCGGCTCGCCGTCGGGCGGGCCGGCCTCCTGCAGGGCGAGCGTGTAGCCGCCCACCCGCACCGTCCGCCGAACCGTCGCACCCGCCACGAGCCAGCACGTTACAAGCCGCCGGCGGGCGACTCAGCGCACCGGCCTGATCCGTCCCGCGAGGCTCAGGCCGCGGCGGCGCGACGGCGCCGCGCCCGGCGCTCCGGCCTGTCGGCGCGCGCGGCGACCACGTCGTCGTCGAGACCGAGAATGGACAGCAGCATTCTGCAGTCCGAGGTGTCCTGCGCGGACGCGGCGACCACCCGGACGGCGCGGCGGCGCCACTGCGCGTGCAGTTCATCCTCGGCCTGCATCCGGGCCATGTCGGCGTCCGAGACGGGCGTGCCGTCCATGGCCATCCCCGCAATTCGTCCAGTCATGCCGCGACCATTCCCCGCGCAGGTGTCGCACAAACCAACTCGGCACGGCGCCCGGTGATCAGTCCGGGGGTAGCTGCGCCACCTTGCCGAAGAACTCGTCGATCTTCTTCACCACCCGGGCGAACGCGTTGAAGTCGACGGGCTTGGACACGTAGACGTTGGCGTGCAGGTCGTAGCTCTTGGTGATGTCCTCGGCGGCGGCGGACGTGGTGAGCACGACGACCGGGATCCTGCGCAGTTCCGGGTCGGACTTCACCTCGGCCAGCACCTCGTGCCCGGACATGCCGGGCAGGTTCAGGTCGAGCAGGATCAGGTCCGGGCGCGCCGCCTCGGCGTGCTCACCCGTGCGGCGCAGGTACGCCATCGCCTCGGAGCCGTCGCTCACCACCGTGAGCCGGGTGTGCAGCTTGGCCGCGTCCAGCGCTTCGCGCGCGATCACGACGTCTCCGGGGTCGTCCTCGACCAGCAGCACCCGCAGGGGCTGTTGCGGTGCCGGGGATGTGCTCACTAAGACGCCCTTTCCGGAAGTGTGAACCGGAAGGTAGCACCCGATGTGGCGGACGTATCGAGCCAGATCCGGCCGCCGTGGAACTCGACTATCCGGCGGCACAGGGCGAGCCCGATGCCGGTTCCGGCGTACTCGCCGCGCAGGTGCAGGCGCTGGAAGATGGCGAACACCCGGTCGGCATACTGCGGCTCGATCCCGATGCCGTTGTCCTTGACCGCGAACGTCCAGGTGTGCGTCTGCCGGTTGGACACGGCGGTGACCACGACGAGCGGCGGCTGCTCGGAGCGGTACTTGATCGCGTTACCGACCAGGTTCTCGAACAGCGACACGAGCAGCGTCGGATCGCCCATGACGATCGGCAGGTCGCTGTGCCCGACGCCGCCGCCGGCCTCGACGATCTTCTCGTCCAGGTTGCTCATCGCGCGCCGAAGGGCAAGGTTGGTGTCCACCGGCACGAACGCGTCCGTGGAGCGGCCCACCCGCGACAGCGCGAGCAGGTCGGCGATCAGCGCCTGCATCCGCTTGGCGCCGTCCACCGCGAAAGCGATGTACTCGCGCGCCCGGTCGTCGAGCTGCTCGCCGTACTGGCGTTCGAGCAGTTGGCAGAAGTTCGCGACCTTGCGCAGCGGCTCGGACAGGTCGTGCGAGGCGACGTAGGCGAACTGCTCCAGGTCGGCGTTCGAGCGGGCCAGGTCCTCGCTCGTCTGCTCGACGCGGGCCAACTCCTCCGCGATCCGGCGCCGCATCGTCTCCACGTCGCCGCCGAGGTCGATGAACTCCGGCGGGCCGGTGGGCACGATACGGCGCTCGCCCGTCCCCTCAGCGACATCGCGAGCCTGCAGCGCGAGTCCCTCGACGGGCGCCAGCACCCACCGGTGCAGCCCGCGCCAGGCCAGCAGGCCGACCGCGACGAAGAGCAGCACGGAGACGCTCAGCGCGATGAGCAAGGCGCGCAGCGCGTTGGAGCGATCGTGCAGTGCGGTCCGGCTCACCCCGTTGACCGCTGATGACAGGGTGGCTGCCGCCTTGCGGACCAGGTCGAAGCGGGTCTTGCCGTCGGGGTCGTCGACCAGGCTCGACGCCGACGGCTCGTGCGAGTTCACCAGCGAGATCAGCGGTATCGCGGTTTCGTCGCGCCATTGCTTCGCGACGGCCTGCAGTGTCGCCAGGTTGGCGTCGAGCACCGGGTAGCGCCCGACCAGTTCGTGCAGCCGCCGTTCGTCCACCGCCTGCTTGTCGCTGTACTGCTCGAACGGCTGCAGGAACGTGCGATTCATGCTGAGGACGAAGCCGCGGACGCCGGTCTCCTGGTTCACCAGGTCGGCGAACAGATCCTGCGTGGCGGCCGCCGCCGGCTCCCACCGGTTGACGACCTCGTTGCCCTTGCGGACGAAGTCGACGAGCGAGATGACGGTGGCGGTCATGAGCACCGCGAACAGCGCGGTGAACGCACCGAACCCGACCACCACGCGCCGGCGCAGGCTCCAGCCCCGCGCCCGCAACCGCAGGCGGCGCCGGGACGGCTTACTCATCGCGTGGAGGACGGGCCCGTGGTGATCACCACCACGGCCGTGTCGTCCACCACCGACTGGTTGGGCGCGCCGTTGAGCAGAGCCGGGATCCACGAGGCGACGGTGCCCTCGCCGGACGCGCAGCCGTCGACGGCCGCCACGAACTCCTCGATCCCGAGGCTGCCGCCGTCGGCGGTGTTCGCGAACGCGTCGAGCAGCCCGTCGGTGTAGACGATCAGCGAGGACTCCGGCTCCAGCAGCGCGTGCGTCTGCGGCCAGCCACCGGTCCGGATCCAGCCCGGCCGCATCCGAACCACGGACTCCATGCCCAGCGGCGGCCCGACCTCGACGTCCAGGTAGGTCGTCTTCCCGTGGGTGCACAACAGCGGGGCGGGATGCCCGGCCACCCGCAGGGTCGTGGTCAGGTCGGGGTTGATCGTGATGTCGCACGCGGTCACGAAGCCGAAGTTGCCGCCCGTCTCGGCCGCCAGCAGCGTGGCCAGCGTCGGCAGGATCTGGACGTCCGGCGTGCCGGCCAGCACCAGGGTGCGCCACGCGACGCGCAGGTGCACCCCGATGGCGGCCTGGTCCGGCCCGTGCCCCATCACGTCGCCGATGACCACCCGGATGCGGTGATCGGGCGTCTCGATGACGTCGAAGAAGTCACCGCCGAGCACCGCGTGATCCGGGCCGGGCCGGTAGTAGGTCGAGCATCGAACCCGGTGGCTGCGCAGCAGCGGCGTCGGCAACAGGCCTCGCTCGAGGCGGGACTTCTCGGCCGAACTCAACTGCGCCTCGCGCAGTTGCTGGCCGATGCGCTGCGCCCGCTTGCGCTCCATCGCGTAGCGGATCGATCGCTCGAGCAGGTCGCTGGTGATGTCGTCCTTGACGAGGTAGTCCTGCGCGCCGAGCGCCAGCGCCTCGGTACCGCCCTCGCCGTGGCGTCCGGTCAGGACGATGATCGGCGACGCAGGGGAGGCTTCGACAGCACCGAGCAGCGCGGACATCCCGTCGGCATCGGGCAACCCGAGGTCGAGCAGGACGCAGCGCGGTTGCCGCCTGATCGCGACCACGCCGTCGGCGAGCGTGCGGCACCATTCGATCTCGGTATCGCCGATGCCGGCCTCGGACAGGCAGGCACGCACGAGGAGAGCGTCGCCCTCGTCGTCCTCGATCAGCAGGATGTGCGGACCGGTTTCGCCGTACCTCATCACGCGTCCATGTCCACTCCCAGCGACCGGATTCGCCCAGACCGGAACCCTACCGCCGTCCGCGCCTGCGTGACGGGGCTCACCGGCAGAAGTTGTTGACACATCATGAAAGCGGGTACATTGTTGGTTGAGCAATCAACTACAGACCGGAAGAGGCTCCACATGACCACCAGCACCCCCACCACCTTCAGCACCCTGACCGGCGACTACACCTTCGACACCGCCCACTCGCGGCTCGGCTTCGTCGCCCGCCACGCGATGGTCACCAAGGTTCGCGGCTCGTTCAACGAGTTCGAAGGCACGGCCAAGATCGACGGCGACAACCCGGCGAACTCCGTCGTCGCCCTGACCATCCAGGTCGCGAGCGTCGACACCCGCAACGAGCAGCGCGACGGGCACCTGCGCACCAACGACTTCCTGGACATCGAGAAGTTCCCGACCATCACCTTCACCTCGACCGAGATCAAGCATCTCGGCGGGAACGACTTCGAGGTCACCGGCGACCTGACGATCAAGGACGTGACCAAGCCGGTGACGCTGCCGCTGGAGTTCCAGGGCGCAGCCACCGACCCGTTCGGCAACCAGCGGATCGGTTTCGAGGGCTCGACCACGATCGTCCGCAGCGACTTCGGCGTGAGCTACAACGCCGTGCTGGAGACCGGCGGCGTGCTGGTCAGCGACAAGATCACCCTCGAGTTCGAGATCTCGGCCATCAAGGCCGCCTGACGCTCCCCTCGCTCGGTGAACCGGCCCCGCGACCGCGCAGGTTGCGGGGCCGGTCGGCGTCCCGAGGTCAGTCCACGCAGAGACAGAACGGGTGGCCGGCCGGGTCGAGGAAGACCCGGAACGTCGTTCCCGGCTGGTGCGCTGCCTTGGAGGCGCCGAGCTCGAGGACGGCCGCCTCACCCGCGTCGAGCTCCTCCACGATCACGTCCAGGTGCATCTGCTGGGGCACCGTCTGAGCGGGCCACTGCGGTGCGCGGTAGTCGGCAACCTGCTGGAACGAGATGCAGTCCCCGCCGTCGGCCGGGCGGATCTCGGCCCAGTCGCCGTCCACCTTCGCGGTCCAGCCGAGCAACGCGCCGTAGAAGCGTGCCAGGGCGGCTGCGTCGGGGCAGTCGATGACGAATCCGGGAAAGCGTGCGATAGCCATGGGCGGACGCTACGACCGGCGTATGACACAGGTCCACGGCCGGCGCTGACGAGTTCCCATCTCGGGTCAGCGCGCAGGCACCGGGCAGCTCTGCTCCTGCAGGCCGGCGAGCATCGAGAAGCGGCCGACCAGGCAGAAGACGCACAGCAGCGCCAGTTCGACCACCTGCTGCGGGTCGAAGTGCTCACGCAGCGCCGCGGTCTGCTCGTCGGTGATCGACAGGTGGTCGGTGGCGAAGCGCTGCGCGAATGCCACCGCGGCCGCCTCGGCTTCGGTCATGCATCGCCGCTCGCCGCCGATCTCGCCGACCAGTTCCTCGGTGAGGCCCGCCGACACCGCCGCCCCGTGCCGGCCGGCCATGCACACCGGACAGCGCGTCGTCTGGGCCACTGCGATGCGGACCAGTTCGGTGAGCCGGACGCCGAGGTGGTTGTCGAAGCGCGCCGACGCGTAGGCGGCGTTGAACAGCCGGAACTGCTCGGGAGCATGCGCCATCAACCGCAGGAAGTCACGCAGTCCCTCACGCTCGGTGGCATCCCACTGGCGGCGCAGATCCTCGGGCAACTCCTCCGGCTCGACCAGCGGCATGAATTCAGCCATTCCGCTTTATAGCACTGCGGGCGTGCAAATGTGACGGGCAGTCAGCTTCGTTTCCGGCTCACTCGACATCGCCGGGCCGTCCCAGGTGGACCTGCAGCACCGCGGGTACGAAGGCGGAGCTGAGGGGTGGCCTCGGTGCGCCCTTCAGGGTGCCGATGGTGAGGACAGCTCCGCGGCGGCTTGACGAAGCTTCTCCAGGAGCCGGTGGAGCTGCGACACATCGCGCGGACCTAGGTCACGCAGCAGGGCCTCCTCGACCTCGCGTCGTGCGCGCTCGACGGGTTGCTGAAGTGCCTTCCCCGCATCGGTCAGCCACAGCCGCACCAGCCGGTTGTCCGCTGGGTCTCGCCGGCGCACCAGGAGTCCGGCCTTCTCCAGCACGGTCGCGCCCTTCGTCACCGCCGGGGTGCTGACCCCCATGCGCGCTGCCGCCTCGCCAGGCGTACGCCCGTCCTCGTCCCACAACTGCGCCAGGAGGTGATCTTGTCCAAGTCGCAGGCCGTGGCGCCGTAACGCGGCGT
This genomic stretch from Jatrophihabitans cynanchi harbors:
- a CDS encoding alpha/beta fold hydrolase is translated as MAGATVRRTVRVGGYTLALQEAGPPDGEPIVLLHGLASDSDTWDKAVAPLAAHGLRVLAIDLLGHGRSDKPRAGYTLDDFAAQLDELFEVLGLRSATLCGHSLGGAIAVHFAYHHPERVRRLVLVSAGGLGREVHPVLRAAALPVAPRVLGWAMRPRMQSVYRNPRLHRLLHLTPDNLVNLARAGRALGDEAGRSAFFAALRAVIQPSGQRGSFLEMRYLAEQVPTLVVWSEGDGVIPVAHAHATREYLPACTLVVFPGGGHEPHRRHAQAFADAVSRFVDATMRLDM
- a CDS encoding response regulator, translated to MSTSPAPQQPLRVLLVEDDPGDVVIAREALDAAKLHTRLTVVSDGSEAMAYLRRTGEHAEAARPDLILLDLNLPGMSGHEVLAEVKSDPELRRIPVVVLTTSAAAEDITKSYDLHANVYVSKPVDFNAFARVVKKIDEFFGKVAQLPPD
- a CDS encoding sensor histidine kinase, giving the protein MSKPSRRRLRLRARGWSLRRRVVVGFGAFTALFAVLMTATVISLVDFVRKGNEVVNRWEPAAAATQDLFADLVNQETGVRGFVLSMNRTFLQPFEQYSDKQAVDERRLHELVGRYPVLDANLATLQAVAKQWRDETAIPLISLVNSHEPSASSLVDDPDGKTRFDLVRKAAATLSSAVNGVSRTALHDRSNALRALLIALSVSVLLFVAVGLLAWRGLHRWVLAPVEGLALQARDVAEGTGERRIVPTGPPEFIDLGGDVETMRRRIAEELARVEQTSEDLARSNADLEQFAYVASHDLSEPLRKVANFCQLLERQYGEQLDDRAREYIAFAVDGAKRMQALIADLLALSRVGRSTDAFVPVDTNLALRRAMSNLDEKIVEAGGGVGHSDLPIVMGDPTLLVSLFENLVGNAIKYRSEQPPLVVVTAVSNRQTHTWTFAVKDNGIGIEPQYADRVFAIFQRLHLRGEYAGTGIGLALCRRIVEFHGGRIWLDTSATSGATFRFTLPERAS
- a CDS encoding PP2C family protein-serine/threonine phosphatase, producing MRYGETGPHILLIEDDEGDALLVRACLSEAGIGDTEIEWCRTLADGVVAIRRQPRCVLLDLGLPDADGMSALLGAVEASPASPIIVLTGRHGEGGTEALALGAQDYLVKDDITSDLLERSIRYAMERKRAQRIGQQLREAQLSSAEKSRLERGLLPTPLLRSHRVRCSTYYRPGPDHAVLGGDFFDVIETPDHRIRVVIGDVMGHGPDQAAIGVHLRVAWRTLVLAGTPDVQILPTLATLLAAETGGNFGFVTACDITINPDLTTTLRVAGHPAPLLCTHGKTTYLDVEVGPPLGMESVVRMRPGWIRTGGWPQTHALLEPESSLIVYTDGLLDAFANTADGGSLGIEEFVAAVDGCASGEGTVASWIPALLNGAPNQSVVDDTAVVVITTGPSSTR
- a CDS encoding YceI family protein; protein product: MTTSTPTTFSTLTGDYTFDTAHSRLGFVARHAMVTKVRGSFNEFEGTAKIDGDNPANSVVALTIQVASVDTRNEQRDGHLRTNDFLDIEKFPTITFTSTEIKHLGGNDFEVTGDLTIKDVTKPVTLPLEFQGAATDPFGNQRIGFEGSTTIVRSDFGVSYNAVLETGGVLVSDKITLEFEISAIKAA
- a CDS encoding VOC family protein, whose amino-acid sequence is MAIARFPGFVIDCPDAAALARFYGALLGWTAKVDGDWAEIRPADGGDCISFQQVADYRAPQWPAQTVPQQMHLDVIVEELDAGEAAVLELGASKAAHQPGTTFRVFLDPAGHPFCLCVD
- a CDS encoding carboxymuconolactone decarboxylase family protein, producing the protein MAEFMPLVEPEELPEDLRRQWDATEREGLRDFLRLMAHAPEQFRLFNAAYASARFDNHLGVRLTELVRIAVAQTTRCPVCMAGRHGAAVSAGLTEELVGEIGGERRCMTEAEAAAVAFAQRFATDHLSITDEQTAALREHFDPQQVVELALLCVFCLVGRFSMLAGLQEQSCPVPAR
- a CDS encoding MarR family winged helix-turn-helix transcriptional regulator, giving the protein MTELLDLYGRTTKVVRAATDAALRRHGLRLGQDHLLAQLWDEDGRTPGEAAARMGVSTPAVTKGATVLEKAGLLVRRRDPADNRLVRLWLTDAGKALQQPVERARREVEEALLRDLGPRDVSQLHRLLEKLRQAAAELSSPSAP